TGTGATCCAAGGCCGTGCCAACTGAGCACCATGGCTGTGCTGCTGCTTACCTTAAGTATGAGCCTCCGATGAGGATTTAGCGCGCTCGCCGAGGCTGGTCATGAGCTGTTTACCATGAGGCAATTGTGATTTGAGTTGCCAGTATGTACCACCTAAGGAAGATGTAAGCCATGACTGGCGCGACGACAAATGTATCCTTTCTGGTTGTTGATTCGTGGATCCTGAGATCAGTTGCATCTTCATGGTAGAATTTTGGTAGATTCTGTGTTGTGAGCCTTCATACTAGGATCACTGGTTCTTGAAACTAATGATGCCATGATGTCCACTGAGGCTTATTATCCAACACATTTTGATGATAAATCCAATTCAGAAGCTTCTATTAGCATGCCCCATCCTCTGCTTCAAGTATCCAactgattttgcaaaaaaaaaaaaaaacatctcACTGACAGGAGTGAATTTCAAACTGGCAAATGACAGTAACCTAGGTTAAACATCAGATGCTAAGTTTCATGGGGATGTTTTGCAACATTTGTATGTAGATATGCATCAGGATGCAATGATTTCAAATGTTTTTACTTGAACATCCATCTGAAGATGGATTGGGCAGGGGGAATAATGGTGTTCTGATAAATACTGATTTTGAACACTGCCTCCAGCAGATCAGTTTAAACATAACTACTATGGAGAACTGGCCACGACCAGCGAATCTTTAGATAAGGCAGCAACTGTTGTGTAGTAATAGATTGATGGTAGTTTTGTCCAGCAGAACATACATAGTTACATACAAAAACCAGTCCAAAATTCATGACGATTGCTACGAAATAACGCTAGGGCAGAAGTTCTCTAGCACATCACGTCCAACGGGAGGTACATGGTGATAACAACACACATGATTTATTTATGTACAGCCATCCTATTTACATAACAGAGATGCTACTGCAGAGTCTGGAGTCTCCCGCGGGCGTTTCAGGAGGCCTCGGCGGTGGAGAAATGCATTTTAGCAGCCGTCTCGAGCAGGAAGCTGCTTCCGCATTTGGCCTCTTGGCTGCTGATGCCATAGTCCAACATCTCGGTCTCAAGCTTGCCGGGGTCGGCTGGAGCCTCCCTACCAATGGAGGTGCCAAGGTCCTCCAGTCTGCCAAGCACAACGTGAAGAAATCAACAAACTTTGTCTACAGTTTCACGGGGGAGGTTAACAGCAGCGATGTTCTAGCGATCTTACTCAGGAGTCTGGAGCACAGCTTGATTTTGGGCAGCGTTGCTGGTTTTTTTCTTGTTCCTGGCCTTCCGCTTCTCTTTCTGTTTGGTCTTGTCCTTCTTACGGGGCTTGGGCCGTCGCTGGTAACTGTTGTTCACAGAATGAGAAACGGATGAAACAGGGGGGTCATACACGTCGGCCGCCCATTTGATGTGGCGATCCTCTGCTGGTAAAGGAATCCCATTCTTTTGGCGGCTTCCTTTGATAGCAGGGATGAGCTTCACCGTTGGCTGCAGAGGCAAGAAAAGGAAGAGATGGTTAGTTTCCTCATTACGCGATATTAATAGCAACAAAACTATTTCTGGCTTGCCGACAAATAACGTTCCATGGAGCACATGTAACTTGTCAACATGGGGTTGATAATTAGTGAGTTGGTTCACGTGAACGAAAAGCGATTCTGGTTGTCTACACTTCCAAATCAATGACTATAACCGACAATTGTAAGGCATACCCCAGTTGTTTAGCAATACCACAACTGCAGAAACGAACACAACGATTTATGCAGGTCAACATTGTATTATTGTCTTGTGGTGTCATACTTGCTGTTACTTCCTTGTAACGGAAAGAACAGGCCGGCCTATTGCATTACATGCAGTTTGTGAAATTATAGACAGTAAGCAACATGCCATCAATACCTCTCCACACTAAATATCAACACATGGTTTATAATGCTCATGGTTAAATATCATTACCTAGCTTAAAACCTGTACATACTAGCAGCTAGTTGGGAACTAGCTCGCTGCTAGATTTTAAAATCATGATCACAATGACTGACACAACACAGACTAGATGTTCATGTCTACTAGTATAGTAGGAAATGGATCGAAAGCATGATACTACTTGTGGATCCTTTGGCAAATGATAACACACAGCACAAGTTACTCACAGGCAAGGACGCAGAGCGCTGGTAAGTGTGAGCGTCCTTCGGCGCGTCATCAGCGTCACAGCATGAATCTTCCTGTTCGGCCTCAACGGCAGATGACGGAAACGTTGCGCACTTCTGGAGGTCTTTCTTCAACCCCAAGCCGGCCGACTTGGAGAAACCCGCACACATTCCAGCCTCCAACGAGCCATCGGCAGTCTCCCCCTGCCTCGGAGGTCGATCCAGGGCTGAATGCTTCCCTGGAGAAATGTCAGTGCCGCCGGGGACGGCGGAAGAGGTACCCGCACCATCAGATGCCACTGCTGGCACACTCCCAAGATCACAGGAATGACCATCCATCAAGAACTCGATTCCTAGAACAGCAACCACAAGCCACAGACCTGCGTCCATCAAGCAACCACAAGGCCATCATGAGCTGGCTTATTAAGATTCCAGTAAACTAGGATCTACTCGTAGCTGACTAGCTCTATTTTTGGTCCCTGCTCAGATTAAAGGTCCTAGATCCCAAATGAACGTTAAACAGCAGCATACGTAATTTAAAAGATTGATATTACTGGATGCAGGTTTGCGCCAGATTCGGCGAGATTAAAAGAGAGGGGATCGGTCGGTCAGCGGCGTACCCCGGTCCCGGCGCCGGCGATCCAATCCCGCAAGCAGAGGCACGACAGCGACGAGAAGCAGAGAAGTCCGGCcactagaggaggaagaaaggaggaaggggaaggggaggggaggaaggggagggcgcgctaggaggagtggATATTGGGGTGCCAAGACCAGGGCTTGAGGCGGTGGGAGCAGCAGATGGCGGAGGGGAGGAGGGCGCCGGCGTCGTCGCGGAGCAGGGGCGAGGCCCCCTGCGCCGTCCGAGGCATCGCGGACCCAACGCCGCCGGCGAGGGCCGTGCCCGGCAGATCTGGGAGGGGAGGACGAGGAGCAGTGGTGGGTGGGCGGAGGGATTGGGGATTTTTATTTTCTTCGTTCTCTCGTCGCGAATGCGAATGGAAGTCAAGTCTTCTCCAGGGAGCTCATAAATAGTGGCGGAGGGGGGAGTGAGGAGAGCGGTGTGGATAAGAGGGGGACACGTGTGATGGCTTGTCGGCTTCTGCGTGCGCCCCGGGGAATGAATCTGCTGGGGATCGGGCCGGCCCGTACGTATCGGGTGCGGCCCCGTTGTAGAAGCGAGTCGGGCTACGTTTATAGCCCGCCAAGAGGCCGCGGCCCGCCGGCACCCGGTGACCGGCCCTGGGGGGCCTTGTCGGGGCGGGCCCAGGGCTTCAATCGAACCGCTTAATTTTTCCGGCCATTATAAGCTGTCCTACACCAACTTTTCCTGATTCAAATGTATATAGACGCATTTCATCATGTTTATTATGTCTGTTCGCTCATTTCAGTATGTGCGTAGTTGAAATATCTTGTATTTGTGAACCGAGGGAGTACAGCTTTGAGACGATGTGTCGTTTGAACATTGCAGTTTACCCACCCACCCGGGTTCTAGAATTTGTGATCCGCAAAAAAAAAAGGTTCTAGAATCCCTGCATCATAGTGAAAGAAGGGAACCAAGCTAGTGTCACGCATTTGGGACGCACCGTCACGGGTAGATGACTGGGTGGTTTAATTTAGTGGAGAGCGTCAAGAGTGTTACTACTCATGATTCCTACCCTGGTGCTCCGGGTTAAGGGCCAGTTTGGTTCACTTCCCGGGCGTTGTGCGCCTGGCCTGGGGCCTCCCTGGGAGCTGCCTGGCTCCTGTTTGGTTCGAATCCTCGTGACCAGGGAGCCAGCCTGGCCGCTAAACCAGGCAAACGTTTTTGGACGCCTGGGCTTGCCTGTAGCAGCAGCCTGGGTTGTTTAATCATATGGCTCAAGAAACGAGGTGTCAGGGTAGAAAACGAATCGCTGTGTCAGAGACAAAAATGACTTTTTAGCGCTCACCAGTCCAGGCCGTGAACAAAACAGGGCACTTCTATGCTCGGCTGACCAGGCAGATTTTTTGAAGTTCTCAGGCACATGCCATGCAACAATATATCGCAGGCGTGGTGTCCAGGACACCAACCAAACTGGCTCTAAGCGCGTGAGTATGGATGATCTTTTCATGTCTTTGATGTGCTGGAACTGAACCTACTCACCATCTGTCTTTTGGTGGTGTTGTAGCACGGCAACTTCGGGGTCTTGTCTCTGATGCTTTCAGTTTAGACTGGTTGTGAGTTTTAATCGATTGGTTTGTGGTGAACTGGCTCACATAAACTTTCGATGCATAACATGGGTACGAGTGCGATGACCTGGTCTTTATGGACTTCTCAAATTGGTCCGTGCTTTTAGGGCCTATTCTTAGAAAATCTAGGAGGAGGTGATTGCATGGTTCCTCGCCGGAATTGCATGATGGCACTACAGCGGTGTGGTTCAATGCACTTTTGTACGAGGACTTACACATATGGGTACCCTTCGCGCGTGGGGAGAGGGGGGCATGCAAGCGGCATCATGTAGGAGTACACCATGTGTGCCGCTCCGTGATGGCTTTTGTCCGTTTATTTTTCATCTTTCTTCCTTTCTCTTTGGTGTCCCTTTATTAACACTTGCTTTCTCATCTTCTTTTACCTTATATTTAGTTTTTTGTGTGTACTGTCCATTTCATGTACGTCTACTGGTACTTAGTGCATACTCACTACCCGGGACAAGGTACATGTATGTTAAAGGGGATTTACATATACGCTACGCGCAGGAGTACATTTGACCACAATGAGTACCATTGCACTGGGAGTACACATGTGACAATTACATGATGTGTGGGAGCACAGGTAACCGTGTGGATTATAAGGctttgtacaatgcaaggtgcttagagaAAATAAACCAGACTTTTATTAAGCACCGCTacttatttgtacaggatagacgcttaattaggcatctcttctgtagaaataggcaccggtgcttcagaaaaatccggtttatttttctaagcacctctctAAGCACCtaacattgtacaaggcctaagtacGCTACATAGGGAGTATAGGTGCACTACACATGGGTGAGTACAAATGCACTACCAAGAGGAGTACTAGTACACTACGTGGGAAGTATAAGTACATTATCACGGGGAGTGGAATTAGCTGCATCGAAAAATGTTCATCGAAACCCATCAACTTGGATCTAGTTTCAATGATATTGATGTGGTGGATGCAACAATGAAAAAAATCGTAAATTTTGGATGCTTGGATCGAAAGATATTTCAGATTGAAATTTGAATAtaaaaaatatgtatatatacaacACCCACAAATCCTAGATTTGTCCACCAAATCTCCTTGGTGACGACAAGTGAAGTGGTGCACATGTGTTGCCTCATACGTGTCGTCACGGGAGGCATCTGAATGTAATCTTTGCAAAAGGTACCCATAGCTAATGGTCAAAAAGCTTAATCGATTTAGCAGATTGTCTCTAGGGGGGAATCAAGGGGAGAGGAGCCCCGAGATATTTTAATTAAGAAAGAAGATGTGGGATACTAAATTCAGATCAATCGTTGTAATAATCCAAATGATTAATGCCAGATTCAAATTCGGATCTGCCAAGAAATGCCACCAGGCTCACGCCACTGggttaagagcatctctagcagaccccgcaaaaaagCCTCgatccgcaaaataaccgccaaaatttGGATCGGCGTGGAAAATCCCGGCCGAACACACCCCGCAAACGTGGCTGGCACGTAAAAAAtttgaggggcgcggcaaaatctTGACTCCAACCCGCGAATACGCCCCCCCCACCCCCCCGGCCCGTCGGTGCCCTGCATATAGCGGGAGCGGTTGGTGGGGAGGACATTTCAGCCTGCGCTTTTCCCCACCtaccacctcccctcgccccgctGTCGGGCCGCCGCCCATGATTCCGGCGAAAGTAGCCGGCGGGATCACGCCGAAAGGCCGCCAGACGCACAAGATTGCCCTCCCCCCCTCCTCCATCGGCGGGCCTGAAAGTTGCAGATCTGCGACCCTTCGTCGCGGGTGGCCGGTTTTGGCTTTTCCGACCGCCGGTGGCTGCGCCAAGCAATGGAATGGTCGGGGAGCACCTCGCGCAGCCTCGGCAAAGTCCcatcgccgcatgcaggtacgGGTTCGTCCTGTCATCGCCGCCGACGGTTTGCCGACATGGATTCGGCCGGCCAGCCGCCAAGCTCGGCGCTCGCGCAGCGGCGCTGCGgctcgccgatgccgctcatacagtgcgacACTACACGCGGTCAGTGCTGCGGCTAacttcgggcacgccgaagcaccccggatgggtgttcttcaaatgcgaaaatgaCGGGGTACGTGTTGTTTTCATTCGGCTTTGGCACCGCATTCTTTGGTTCAATTGCCATAGCTCATTTCGAACATCATCAtgtgtgtaggaagatggatgctcattttggttttgggaaggcaaatacattgatttattgatagaaagaaacttaatagacgttcgtgcactccttagtagaatcgaaggcaatgaagcggctgcatgtgcaactagaggggaagcaacgtctactttctttagaaccaaagaagaagaatgaagattgcaaaatcaagaatccgcagatcaaTAATGAATGCATGAAGAAGATATtggtccaactagtgggagcagttatggaagttaaaatcttctaaaatgcataattgtggttcttgtttttctttggtcttactattctagcaaagatttggtgatgtcctatgtatCCAATGTTGTTGAAAAAGCAAAGAAATGCATTATCTTATGTCAAATTGAGGTGCAAATTTTAGATTTGCGGGCCGGCGGGAGCGGCGCCAGAGCAGcccccgcaaagccgacccgtaaaagagcatattccgcgaatatacttTTATACGGGTCCATTTCGCGGGGTCTGCCTCTGTTGCCGTCCGCGCCGGCCCGCACAGCCATTTTTTCGCGAACCGCAAACACGGGTCGGCATTATGCggagtctgctagagatgctctaaaagCACACCCATGAAGACTATCTCTAGCTAGTAGACAAAAGCCAACAAGTTAAAATAAAAAACAAGAGCATTTTAGCAAGCCCGAAAATCAACATGGCACCCCCCGGGTTCAGGTGAGGGTAATGCTCGCTCAAACCCGCACCCGTCCCAATATTTCTTGGTCACCTTTCAGTTTAAATTGTAACGTGTATAATTTCAACATTCCAGTATGTAAATCACAACATTTCAGCATGTATATTTAGCATTTCAGCCGAGGTGAGATGGGGATACAGTGTTTGTGTTCTGTGAGTGTGACGGCGCAATGGGTGGGTGAGGGGAGGGCATTTTGTGTGCGGCCTGGGTTAGGCTTGGGTTTTCCCTTTTTTAATGAATGGCATAGGGGACCTGCCTATAAGTGTACTAATATGCGGGTAGGCGGTACCCGGCTTACCCGATGGATACATTTTTTTTCCAATTACAAACTcatgggtattaaactttctcaaACCCTTACTCTAATAGGGCTTTTACCCGTTGGATTCGTGGGTAGCGGGTATCCCTTGCCATGTTAGACCCGAAAATAGGTCCATGGGGAAAGAGAACAAAGGAGTACATACAAACCATAAGGCATACATGGAGCAACAAAATGTTAATTCTCGATCGActtaggccctgtttgtttggCCTTTTGCTTCTGCTTTTACGGCTTTTTCACTTTggtaaaaatccaaaaaaaactcATAAAATAGGTCTTTGGTTCAGCTTTTGGCTTATACCAACATATAACAATATTGATTCATAAGTCAAAAGCCAAAGCAAAAAAACCCCTATTTAGAAAATTTTGTGGCTTTTTTGCTAAAATGGAAAAGctgcaaaagcagaagcaaaagcccaaacaaacaggaCCTTAGGCTTAAACGCCTCCGTTTTTCAAAGCCACAATCACACTTAACATGAAACTATAGAGCCGTAGTTCGGACATGCTGTTTTTCGACAAAGGAtaaattttattgactcaaaatgaagcatcaagcaGATACAAAACATAATGAATACACATCGGGCCTCTGCATAGCTCGTATGTACAAAGCCAACATCAATCAACACACATAAAAGCACGTTGACAAATAACAAAACCATATAAGACCAACGCTATGCCAAAGCGAGGAAAGAAAACTGAAGCGGTCAAAGGCGATCGACAAACTATCCCAATGATGGGCCTTGTTGGTTGATACTTGATATTGTCCTCATGGGGCAGTGATGGGGACGCTGTGGAGCACGACGGTCTCAATGGTAAGGCCAGGGCCGAAGCCGAAGAGCACGCCCCAGTCCAAGCCCTCCCCAGTGGTGGTTTGGCCTTCCTCGGCCGAGCGCTTACGCATCTCGTCCAAAatgaagaggacgcacgcgctggaCATGTTGCCGTACTCGGAGAGGACGTGCCTGGTGGCATGCATCCGCTTCTTGTCGAGATTGGCCTCCGCCTCCACCATGTCTAGGATCGCCGGCCCACCAGGGTGAGCCACCCAGAAGATGGAGTTCCAGTCGTTGATGCCCAGCGGCGCGAAGGCGGCCACTAGCGCGCTCTCGATGTTCTTCGAGATGGCCAGGGGCACGTCCTTGTGGAGCTGGAAGGTGAGCCCTAGCTCCCGGAGCTGGCCTTCGATGAAGCCATCCGTGCCGGGCACTATGGTCTGGCTAGCCGACACCAGCTGGAACAACGGCCGCTCCATGGGGACGTCAGGGTCGGCACCGACGATCACCGCGGCCGCTCCGTCTCCGAAGAGCGCCTGGCCGATCAGCGAGTCAATGTGGGCTTCCGAGGGGCCACGGAAGCACATGGCGATGATCTCCGAGCAGACAACGAGGACGCGCGCGCCACGGTTGTTCTCCGCGAGGTCCTTGGCCACGCGCAGTACCGTGCCTCCGGCGTAGCAGCCCTGCTGATACAGCATGACGCGCCTCACCGATGGCCGGAGGCCAAGCAGCTTGACCAGCTGGTAGTCGGCGCCCGGCATGTCCACGCCGGAGATGGTGCAGAACACAAGGTGGGTGATCTTGGACTTTGGCTGGCCCCACTCCTTGAtcgccttctccgccgccgccttcccgAGCTTCGGGATCTCGGCAACCAGGATGTCCTGGCGCGCGTCCAACGACGGCGCCATGAACGAGCCAATGTTTGGGTTCTCCTGGATGATATCTTCGGTCAGGTGCATGTACCTTTTCCGGATCATCGAGTTATCGCCTGCACACACTCACCGTTGATACATGTCAAAAGCATCCATTTTGCGGAACCAAAAGCATTGCATTGCATGTGTTTGGCCGTTAAGAGAGTAGTGAGGGTGGTAGCCGTTTTGCATGCATTGGTGAAGAACATATTTACTTCccccgtctcataatataagaacgtttttaacactatagTATAATAAAATACTACTTACACATGCGCTTGAACTTCTTCCTGAGGTCGACGAGGTGCTCGCT
This DNA window, taken from Triticum aestivum cultivar Chinese Spring chromosome 1D, IWGSC CS RefSeq v2.1, whole genome shotgun sequence, encodes the following:
- the LOC123180013 gene encoding uncharacterized protein yields the protein MDGHSCDLGSVPAVASDGAGTSSAVPGGTDISPGKHSALDRPPRQGETADGSLEAGMCAGFSKSAGLGLKKDLQKCATFPSSAVEAEQEDSCCDADDAPKDAHTYQRSASLPPTVKLIPAIKGSRQKNGIPLPAEDRHIKWAADVYDPPVSSVSHSVNNSYQRRPKPRKKDKTKQKEKRKARNKKKTSNAAQNQAVLQTPELEDLGTSIGREAPADPGKLETEMLDYGISSQEAKCGSSFLLETAAKMHFSTAEAS
- the LOC123163641 gene encoding chalcone synthase 2-like — translated: MRAQRAEGPATVLAIGTATPDNCVSQADYADYYFRVTKSEHLVDLRKKFKRMCDNSMIRKRYMHLTEDIIQENPNIGSFMAPSLDARQDILVAEIPKLGKAAAEKAIKEWGQPKSKITHLVFCTISGVDMPGADYQLVKLLGLRPSVRRVMLYQQGCYAGGTVLRVAKDLAENNRGARVLVVCSEIIAMCFRGPSEAHIDSLIGQALFGDGAAAVIVGADPDVPMERPLFQLVSASQTIVPGTDGFIEGQLRELGLTFQLHKDVPLAISKNIESALVAAFAPLGINDWNSIFWVAHPGGPAILDMVEAEANLDKKRMHATRHVLSEYGNMSSACVLFILDEMRKRSAEEGQTTTGEGLDWGVLFGFGPGLTIETVVLHSVPITAP